Within Malus domestica chromosome 04, GDT2T_hap1, the genomic segment CGTAACAAAAACTATGTTGTACGGTCCGGCCCGGATCCACTTTGTACCCGCTAACCAACTTCTTGACCGAGTCAATCTGGTTCAGGTTTGGAAATATCGACTCCACAGAGTCaaaatggtggagtgacaccaaCGGGGTCACAGGGTGCGCCGATAGCAAACCATACGGGTTGCCCCATATATCAAGTTGGTGAAAGCCGAGCTCTTTTGTTAGCGGCACTCCAATCTCGCTCAAGCAACCCTGGATCTTTTGATCCCCGCCGTAGAGTTTATCATACCGATCAATGCAGCCGTCCAAAATTTTAACAAGCTCAGCAGCCAATGGGTAACTAATGGCAAACCCGCCACCGCCGTAAGCCGTAGTGTATGAGAAGATCTCATCTTGCTCCACACTCTCCGAGTTCCCGCCAATATAGTACATTTGATTGTGATCGTATTTTGCTAACACTGAAAGTAAGTTATCGGGGAAATAGACCGTATCATCGTCCCCCATAACAAACCACCTCACATTTTCTAAACCTAGCTCGAAGCTCTCTTTCACGATTCTCGCCAACCGAACCGCCGACCGTGAACCATACGGGCACGAGTACTTGAACCGTGACGTGTCCCCGGACACTTTGTACTGTGGAAGGGTCTCCACCCACGTCATGAATGGGGTTGGTATCTGGTCCATCCAAACGAACCCGCGAGTGACGTTAGGCTTCCACCACAATTCGGTGTAGTGTCGGCGTTCGTTCCACGTCTTCACGGAGCCTCCGATGCCAAACAGAACGTGTGAAATGTTTGTCTTTTCGTGACCGTCGGCGGAGATGCAATTTTGATTGAGGTTGGTGACTACGTTGGTGTGTGGAGGGAAATTATGGGAGCGGTTTGAGACGGCGAAATAGAGGATGATAGAGATGGAAGCCACGGAGCAAAGAGCTAGGGTTATTTTCATGGCAAGGGATAAGACATCAATGGCTCTGATTAGGAATTTCCAGAAATTTAAGGGGTGATCGTGAAGGGTTTTTGATCTTGCACAAGACATTTTTAATGAGAAAATAATTTTCCAGGAAAATGGAAATTATAAGGAACTCAATCTATCCCAAGGGATTTGTTGAAGATTTGAAATTTATGTGAAGGTTTGGGAAGGGAGGGAACACGCAGATGCAGGCGGGTGCAAAACGTCTCCTTTCTTAATTGACgtattggagaaatttttagttgtgtcTGAAACAcgaatggtacaccacgtgttgtTATGTAAGTGgcggaaaattttattttttaagttattaattttttaacatacatatctCATTATTTATATAACGACACGTGATTTACTATCTTGTATGACgatcatactgaaaaatctctaagGTTTTGGCCGGTGCGTGCTTTTAATTTAGTCACTCTTGACTCTTTTGgtcttccttttctttattcttaattGTTGACTCTTTTGTTAGTTTGGTAAGCTATTAATTGGCCGGTACGTGCTTTTAATTTAGTCACTCTTGACTCTTTTGgtcttccttttctttattgttaattGTTGACTCTTTTGTTAGTTTGGTAAGCTATTAATTAATTGAGGAAAATTAAATCTCGAAGAGGATTTGGATTTTAGCGCTC encodes:
- the LOC103419333 gene encoding uncharacterized protein, whose amino-acid sequence is MSCARSKTLHDHPLNFWKFLIRAIDVLSLAMKITLALCSVASISIILYFAVSNRSHNFPPHTNVVTNLNQNCISADGHEKTNISHVLFGIGGSVKTWNERRHYTELWWKPNVTRGFVWMDQIPTPFMTWVETLPQYKVSGDTSRFKYSCPYGSRSAVRLARIVKESFELGLENVRWFVMGDDDTVYFPDNLLSVLAKYDHNQMYYIGGNSESVEQDEIFSYTTAYGGGGFAISYPLAAELVKILDGCIDRYDKLYGGDQKIQGCLSEIGVPLTKELGFHQLDIWGNPYGLLSAHPVTPLVSLHHFDSVESIFPNLNQIDSVKKLVSGYKVDPGRTVQHSFCYDLRRNWSVSVSWGYTVQLYPFLVTAKKLETALQTFWTWKNWDARLFTFNTQPVSSDPCERSVVYMLDGVENVGGGETLTTYKRYGENDCIRSDYTHALKVEVFNVSAPKFNPDLWNKAPRRQCCEIINGTEGADRVVQVQIRSCNRFESVTPP